A genomic stretch from Chitinophaga agri includes:
- a CDS encoding FAD binding domain-containing protein gives MKQFSYVRVTSSASAIAAISKDKTAMFLAGGTNLVDLMKSGVTSPDRLVDITRLPMADIALTKTGIRIGALAKNTAVAEHAEVIKHFPLLSQALKAGASPQLRNMATVGGNMMQRTRCHYFYDTAMPCNKRQPGSGCGAIGGFNRMHAIFGASEQCIAVHPSDMCVALTALDAVVTVQGPKGERKIPFGDFHRLPGTTPEIDNTLQRGELIMAVDIPYQQELTKTHYLKVRDRASYAFALVSVGAALSVSSNNITDVRLAMGGVAHKPWRLKEAEAFLKGKPATEDNFREAARLTMASAKSQGANEFKLTLAPNSIVEALKLAVANGNN, from the coding sequence ATGAAACAGTTCAGTTATGTAAGGGTCACCTCCAGTGCGTCCGCCATAGCCGCTATCTCCAAAGATAAAACAGCGATGTTCCTGGCTGGTGGTACTAACCTCGTTGACCTGATGAAGAGCGGTGTGACCAGCCCGGATCGCCTGGTAGATATTACACGCCTGCCGATGGCCGATATCGCACTGACAAAAACGGGGATACGCATTGGGGCGCTCGCAAAGAATACAGCCGTCGCTGAACATGCAGAAGTGATTAAACATTTTCCGCTGTTATCGCAGGCATTAAAAGCCGGTGCTTCTCCCCAGTTAAGGAATATGGCGACAGTGGGTGGCAACATGATGCAGCGCACGCGGTGTCACTATTTCTATGATACCGCTATGCCATGTAATAAACGTCAGCCTGGTTCGGGGTGTGGCGCTATCGGTGGATTTAACCGTATGCATGCCATCTTTGGTGCAAGCGAACAATGTATCGCTGTACATCCCAGTGATATGTGTGTCGCATTGACTGCACTGGATGCGGTAGTAACTGTGCAGGGACCAAAGGGTGAAAGAAAAATTCCTTTCGGTGATTTCCATCGCTTACCAGGTACCACACCTGAAATTGATAACACTTTACAAAGAGGAGAGCTTATCATGGCTGTGGATATTCCCTATCAGCAGGAATTAACAAAGACGCATTATCTGAAGGTAAGGGACCGTGCGTCATACGCCTTTGCACTGGTGTCAGTTGGTGCGGCATTGTCGGTCAGCAGTAACAATATTACTGATGTACGGCTGGCCATGGGCGGCGTTGCGCATAAGCCCTGGCGCTTGAAGGAAGCGGAAGCCTTTCTTAAGGGAAAGCCGGCTACGGAAGACAATTTCCGCGAGGCAGCCCGCCTCACGATGGCGTCTGCAAAGTCACAGGGAGCCAACGAATTTAAACTGACGCTGGCGCCCAACAGTATTGTGGAAGCACTGAAACTGGCCGTAGCAAACGGTAATAACTAA